The region GCGCGCCATCGTGAAAGTGCTGCCGCCGATGCACAGCGACCACTTTTTGAGCCTTTTGCCGTTGCATCACGCTTTTGCCTTCACGGGCGAGTTGTTGGTGGCGCTGTGGGCAGGCGCGACCATCACTTACCCCGAAAATTTGCGTTCGCGCACCGTGTTGGAAACGATGCGGGAAGTGGGCGCTACAGCCCTCATCGGTGTCCCGCGTGTCTTTCAGATTTTGCACGACAGCATCCATGCAGAAGTGCGGCGACGGGGGCGATGGGCGTGGCTGACCTTCCAGTCGCTCAAAAAGTTCAGTCTATGGGTGCGACGCCTCACAGGGCAAAACCTCGGACGGCAACTTTTTGCGCCAGTGCATCGGCAGTTTGGCAACAAACTACGGGCGCTCATCAGCGGCGGTGCGGCTTTACCGCCCCACATCTTTGACGACTTCACAGCGATGGGGTTTTTGCTCTGCGAAGGTTACGGGTTGACCGAAGCAGCCCCTGTCGTGACCGTCAACCCGATGTATCGTCCCAAACGCGGCTCCGTCGGCAAACCGTTGCCCGGCGTGGAAGTCGTCATCGCCAACCCCGACGAACGGGGTGTCGGGGAGATTTTGGTGCGCGGTCCGAACGTTTTCGTCGGCTACTTCCGCAACCCCGCAGCGACGGAACGGATGTTGCGAGACGGTTGGCTGCATACAGGTGATTTGGGGCGCTTTGACCGCGACGGCTACCTTTACATCACAGGGCGCGTAAAGGATGTCATCGTCACAGCGGCGGGCAAAAATGTTTACCCCGAAGAGTTGGAGCGTCATTTTGCGAGCATCGCTGGTGTCAAGGAAGTTTGCGTCGTCGGTGTTTGGGACGAAGAGACGATGGGCGAACGCCCCCATTTGGTCGTCGTGCCCGAACCCCAATGGGCGAGCACGCCCGAACGGTTGCGCGAGTTTGAGCAACGCCTTCGGCAAGAAGTGCAGCGCCGTTCGCAATCGTTGCCGTCTTATCAACGCATCGCCCACATCCACATCGTCCCTGACGAGTTGCCTAAAACCGTTGCGTTAGCCCCCGACCGCGCCGCTGTCCGCACAATGGTCGTGGGACAAGGGGCACAGGACAGAGGACAATTTCAACACATTGCCGCCCCTAAGCCCAACGCCTCAAAGTCCTTTCTTGCCCTTGTAGACCAACTGGTGACCGTCATCGCGCACTTGACGAAGCAACCGAAAGAGCGTATCGCTGAGACAGCGCGGATGGATGAACTCGGCATTGACTCGCTGTTGCGGGTTGAGTTGACGGCACTGTTGGAGATGCGTTTCCGCGTTTCGCTGCCCGAAAGTGCCATTGCCGAGGTGCAAACGGTGGGCGAGTTGGCGGAGTTGCTGGCGGAACGGTTGGGCGGTTGGGTGCCTGAATCGGTGACGCCCGAAAATGGGGCGGCGTTGTTCGTCAGCCGATTGTTGCAACCTGAAACCCGTAAGGAAGCCGAACGGTGGTTGCGCGCAACGAAGTTTCAAGTATGGGTGCGCCGCTTGACCCAAACCCTACTGACCCGCATTTATGAGCGCTGGTTCGCTTTTGAAGCGTGCGGTTTGGAAAACTTGCCCGCCTCAGGTCCGTTCATCATTGCCGCCAACCACGCATCGCACATGGACACGGGCGCCGTCATCGTCGCGTTGGGTGAACGGGCAGAAGGGTTGTTCGTTTTGGGCGCCCGCGACTACTTTTTCAACACGCGGCTTAAAGGTTGGCTCTTTCACACCTTCCTGCGGGTCGTGCCCTTTGACCGCACGGTCAACCCGTTGGAAGGGCTGCGTATCGCAGCGGCAATTTTGCGAGCGGGTTACCCGTTGCTTATCTTCCCCGAAGGAACGCGGTCGGTGACGGGTAAGTTGCAACCTTTCAAACCCGGCTTGGGGTTGCTGGCAGTTGAGACAGGCGTGCCCGTCGTGCCCGCGCTGATTGAGGGAACTTTTGAAGCGCTGCCGAAAGGGCGATGGTTGCCCCGCAAAAGTCGTATCCGCGTCACCTTCGGCGAACCTATCAAAGCGGAGATGTTGGTCGCGGACCGAACAGTTCTGGCGGAAATTCCGCCATCGGAGCGGCGGGAACTGTATCAGCGCCTGACCGACGAAGTGCGCCATCGCCTCAGCCGCATGGGAGGTGCCCTATGAGCATCAACACATCTGTCTTTTTCCGCCCCGCCTTCACCGATTACCGATTCGGCACACCCTGGTCCTCATCGCCCGCCGCAAAGGGACCGCACTCTCCGCTGATTTATAGAGGCGCGTGCGCTAAAATGAGCGCGACTTTCGGGAACCCCGCCGGGAGATTTCACCTACCTTGCACGACTGTCGCGAGGAAAGGAGTGAATGTTCGTGCATCGGGGCTTCACGCTGGTGGAGTTGCTGGTGGTAGTGGCGATCGTGGCAGTGCTGGCGGCAATGCTGTTGCCCGTGTTGAGCCGGGCACGGGAAAGCGCCCGCAAAGCGGCATGCCAGTCTAACTTGCGGCAAATCGGGACAGCGTTCCGCCTTTACGCCAGCGATTACGACGAACTTTATCCGTGCAACGGCGACCGCAATTTGTGGATGGGACGCAACTGGCGTGTTGTCATCCAAAGTTATCTGCCAGGCGGACGAACGCAGAGTTTACCGCCCGGCTATTCGCAACCCATTCAGGTGCAGCACAGCGATGTGTTGTTGTGCCCGTCCGACGATCGTGCGGTGCAAGTGTGGGAGCGGACTTCCTACGCTTATTCGGCGACTTTTTTCCACACACCCGCTCAGATCAATGGTCTCGCCAACGCCGTGCAAGGGAGCAGTTGCGCCAACTGGCAGGTGATCGTCGGGGCGTTGCAGAGTGTGCCGCCGATCCCGCAAAGTGAGGCGGCGGTCGCCTTTCCCGCACAAAAAGCGCTGAGCGCCGAATGGCTAAGCAATCACGACAAATTTGCGGGGGATTGCGGTTTCTGGAGCTGGGACGGCAGCGCCAACTACTTGTTTGCCGACGGTCATGTGAAGTTTCTGCGGCGCCGGCAAATCCGCCCGGCTTGGGACGGGCTGCCCGACATCAACCTGACTCGTGACGGCGTTGCCGGCACCGATTTGCCTTAACACGGGCGCTTGCAAATTTGTGATAAACTTGCCCTCTGAGCGCGCAAAAAGTTGCGGTGAACGGCAAGGGGCGATTTGAGCGCGATGACGCAACCCGTTGCGACTGTAGCGGCGGCGCCGTCGGAGCAGGTGTGGCGGTTAGGACGGCTCGCTTACTTGTGCGGGTTCGCCCTTGTGCTCACCTGGCTAGGCGGCTGGTGGATGAAACAAGCCGAAGTCGTCGTGTTAGCGACGCAAATCACGGAATCGGTCCCCCCTATTCCTGCACTGGGCGCATTGTTTCTGCTGTTGGCGGTTAACGCTGTGTTGCGTCGGTGGTGCCCACCGTTGGCGCTGTCGCGTCAGGAAATTTTGCTGATTTACGCTTTCTGCACAGTCTCTGTGGCGATTCCAGCCTGCGGCAGTTTGCGTTTCGTGTTGTCGCTCATAACTTACCCGATTTACCACGCACGCATGTCGCCAGAGTTGCGGCTAGACCTAATCACTCCTTACATCCCCGATTGGCTGGTGCCTAAAGAGTTTGCCCTCATTCGTGACCTTTATTTGGGGCGGGCAGGTGCCGAAGCGGTCTTGACCCGTTGGCAATGGGGTAACTACACCGTCCCCGTTGGCTTGTGGGCGGTCGTGCCGTGGCGGGAGTGGGTGTTGCCGATCCTCGCGTGGACGACTTTTTTCGGTTTGTTCTGGTTGGCGTTGTCAGGCATGGTCGGCGTCTTTGAGAAACGCTGGCGTGAGCACGAACGGTTGGTGTTCCCGCTCCTTTATTTGCCGATGCGAGCGACGGAAGAAACGCCGCCCAGCGGTTTGCCCTTGTTCTGGCGCGACCCATTGATGTGGTGCGGGTTTGCCCTGTCAGCGTTTTACAACGCGCTTAACATGCTCAACGCCTTTTTCCCGCAGATGCCTGCACCGGGCAAGTTTTACGATTTCGGGCAATTTTTCACCGCCCCGCCGTTGGATGGGCTGCGCCCGTTGGTCTTACATTACCGTCCTGAAGTCATCGGCTTGGGTTACCTGATGCCCCTTGAGGTCGCCTTTACTGTTTGGTTCTCTTACGCGCTGTTCAAGGTGGAAGCGCTTATCGGGCGGGCGCTGGGATGGCAATTTGCGGGCTTTCCCTTCACGCAGGAGCAGGGCTTAGGCGCCTACCTGACGATGGCGGTCTTGCTGATTTACGCCGCCCGCCACTACCTGCGCGATTGGGGCAGGCGCTTGTTGAAGGGCACAAACGGTGGCGAGGATGCCTTGCATCCTCGTGAGGCGTTCTCGTGGTTGTTCATTGGCGTAACTGGTTGTTTGGTGTTCATGACGATGGCAGGGATGGACGGGCGCGTCGCCGCCCTTTACTTTGGGCTGACGCTGTTGGTCGCGTTGGTTTACGCGCGCATCCGTGCCGAAGTGGGCGCACCGATGGTGTGGTTGTTCCCCTACTACCAGCACAAAAAGGTCATCCTTTACACGCTGGGCACCAGTCGGTTGATGGGATGGGGCGGTGTGCGGAGCATGACAGCGTTCGCTGTGTTCACTTTTTTGGCACGCGGCTTTTTCCACTCATACACCGCCACCCAATTGGAAAACATCCAACTCGGCAGCCGCGTCGGTTTTTCACCCCATTTGTGGGTGCGGTTCAGCGTCGCTGCCGTCGTCGTCGGGGTGTTGATGGGCTTCTACTTTCACTTGACGCCTTACTACGCCAAAGGCGCTGTTAATTTGCGAGAAGGAGGGATTTGGGGGCATTGGATTTCCGTCAGCGAATACAACGCTGTCGTCAGCGCGCTGAGCAGCCCACTGCCGCCCGATGTGCCCCGCATCATCGCAACGATATGGGGCATCGGCGTGACGCTGACATTGGGGGCATTGCGGTTCGCTTATGCGGGGTCACCGTTTCATCCGTTGGGATTTGCGATTGCGGGCGCTTACGGTGATTTAGTGTGGTGGTCATTTTTGGTCGTTTGGGTCGTCAAGTTTTTCGTCTTGCGGTACGGCGGCGGGAGGGCGTATCGGCGAACGGTGCCACTGTTTTTGGGCTTTGCCTTGGGGCATTATTTAACGGCAGGGGTTATCTGGGGGATGATGTCGGCGACGGGCAAAGCGCCCTTCCAGCGTTACGCCGTTTGGTTCGGCTAAAATGTTGCCTTGAAAGGGGGAAGCCACGATGGCGGCGGAAACGACACTGCCGCAATGGCTGTGGCGATCGCGTCAAGTCGTTCCAAAACCTGTCGCGTTGCCCTCTCAACCCGCTGAACCTTCGGCACATTTCTTCGTAGATTTTCCCTGTGTCGTGCGCTACGAAGGGGCATGGTGGCTGTTTTACACCGTCGCGGATGGGCAACACCAACGCATCGTGGCGGCTGTCAGCGATGACTTGCACACTTGGCAACATCCTAAGGTCGTGTTGGACAAGGGGGCAAAGGACCAATTTGATGCGGCGGGGGTGGCTGCGGCGTGGGTGCTACGGCACAACGATTTGGACGAACCCCTTCCCAAGTTGCGGCGGGGCATGTTTTGGTTAGCCTACCGCGGACACGCAGCGGACTCGGTGACAAGCGCCATCGGGTTGGCGTTTTCGTCCGATTGGAACCGATGGCAGCGATTTGACGGCAACCCGATTTTGACGGTGCATGGCGGCGAACCGTGGGAACAAGCGGGCTTACAAGACCCCTGCCTCCTGGAACGCGACCATCTGTTTTGGCTGTTTTATGTCGGTCGCAACGACCGCGCGGCTGTCGGGCTGGCGTTGTCTACGGACTTTTTGGTGTGGTCGCGGGATTTAGAGAACCCGCTTTTGCGTTCCGAAACCGATTTGATCGGGCGCCCGTTTTGCGTCCGCTATCAGCGGCGGTGGTGGATACTGGTGGGCGACGGGGAAGGGTTACGCGCCGCAAGTTCTGACGACCTGCGCCATTGGCGGTGGTTGGACGAACCGCCCCTGACTTTTGAGGGGCTAACGCGCATCGCAAACCCGTATTTGTTCTGGTATGACGGCAAGTTGTGGCTCTTCTTTTCAGCAGAACAAGACGGGCGAAGACAGATCTTTTGCGTCGCGCTTTAGGTGGCGGTGACATGAACTGCCCGCGTTGTAACGCACCTGACACGCAGGTGATTGACTCGCGCTTAATTGAAGACGGTGCAGCCGTGCGAAGACGGCGGCAGTGCTCTCGGTGCGGTTTGCGTTTTACGACCCATGAGCGCCTCGTCCGTCACTCCCTTTGGGTCATCAAAAAGGACGGGCGGCGAGAGCTGTTTGACCGTCAAAAGGTAGAGTTGGGCATGATGAAAGCCTGCGAAAAGCGCCCCGTTACCCCCGAACAAATCCGCCGCGCTGCCGAAGAGATTGAGTTAGCGTTGCAAGGGCGGGGCGTTCGGCAGGTCACCTCCCGAGAAATTGGCGATATGGTCATGGCAAAACTGCTGGAACTGGACGATGTCGCTTACATCCGTTTCGCTTCGGTTTACCAAGAGTTTGACGATGCCCGACGGTTTGCCGAAGCCTTAGCGGCGTTGCAAAAGCGCAAACGCCAACGCCGCATCAGGCGGCGTCGCACGCGGCGCAAATGACGCCGCGTTGACTGCGTGGCGCTTACACGAATGTTTCTGCCCGCAACGCGCCTTCTATCCATGCGCTACGGGGGGCGGCTGCCCAGAGGGTCTCCAAATCGTAGTAGTCGCGCAGGTCGGGGTTGAAGAGGTGAACGAGCACTTCGTCGGCGTCCAAGACGACCCAGTTGGAACGGGCTTCGCCAGACCGCCGCACGATAATGCCCAAGTCATGTTTCGCGCGCAACTCCATCTCTTCAGCGACGGCTTCAATATGCAGGGCGTTCTCGCAAGTGCCCAAAACGAAGTAGTCGGCGATAGGCGTCAGCCCTTTTACCTCCAAGACGACGATGTCGCTGACTTTTTTCGCATCGGCGATGCGACAGAAAAATTCCGCCTTGTCGCGAGCGGTTAACACCATGCATGCCATCACCTCGTTAATGCGGTGAGGGGTCTTCCCACACCGCTCACTCTTTGTAAAGCCCGTGTTTGGCGATGTAGTCGCACACGGGGTCTGGTGTCAGGTAGCGGATGGGCTCACCCGTCCGCACCCGCTGACGAATGAGGGTGGACGAAATGTCCATGCCGGGAATGGACAGCGGGATGATGCGCGCTCGGTAGGATGAGGGCAACCGCTCTAACTGGCGCAAATCGTAACCGGGACGGGTGACGGCGATGAACTGGCAGAGGGCGACCAACTCGTCGCTGTCTTTCCAAGTGAGGATTTCCAGCACGGCGTCGGCACCCGTGATGAAAAACAACGCCGCACCGCTCCACTGCTGAGCGAACAAGCGCACCGTGTCCACCGAGTAAGACGGACTTGGGCGGTCAATCTCCACCCGCGACACGGCAAAGAAAGGGTTGCTAGCCGTCGCCAAGAGGGTCATAGCGTAGCGATGCTCGGCAGGGGTGACAGCGTAGGGCTTTTTGTGGGGGGGTAACCCGCAAGGGACAAAGACGACACGGTCCAGTCGGAACCGGAAACGGGCTTCCTCGGCAGCGACCAAATGCCCGTAATGGATAGGGTCAAAAGTCCCGCCCATGATGCCGATGCGCTCCGTGTGCGACCACCTCCGTCGCTTTCAATTTTGCCACACCCTCAAGTGGTCCGCCCTATAAAGGCGGCAGGGAGCATCCGAAAGTCGGTTTGAGAAGGGCACAAAAACGCAGTCGGCAAGGAGGTAAATCCGATGGAACGAGATGTCCGCTGCCCGCGCTGCAAGGTGGCATTTGTGTCGGAAGACGACTGGTCGTTGAATTTCTGCCCGCTGTGTGGCTTGGACTTGCGCCAACAGACTTGTCAAATGTGCGGCGCGACGCTGCCCAGTTGGCTCCGCGCCCACACAGCGAACGGTGAAGAGTTCATGCGGGTGCGGTTTTGTTTCGTTTGCGGCGCCGCTTTGCCCGTCCCTGACCTCCAACTGACGGATACACTTTCGCAATAACCCGTGCCAAATTAGTCGGCGAGCGGTAAGCGAAACTCGTTCGGGGGTCAGGAGGATGCCAGCGATGGCGTCGAAAAAGGTGCCAAGGAAAGGGCATGCCGCTTTTCGCGCCTTGTATCAAGCGCTGCGACGGGCGTACCCGCAAGCGACCACCGAACTCGTCTGGCAAAACCCTTTCCAATTGTTGATTGCCACCATCCTGTCCGCGCAGACGACGGACAAAAAGACCAACGAAGTCACGCCCGTTTTGTTCGCCCGTTACCCTACGCCCCATGCGCTGGCGGCAGCGGACCCTGCTGAAGTGGAGGCCATCGTTCGCCCGCTGGGCTACTACCGCCAGAAAACTCGCACCATCATCGCCGCCGCCAAGATGTTGGTGGACCGTTTCAACGGGGAAGTCCCCCGCAGCATGGACGAACTGCTGCAGTTGCCAGGGGTGGGGCGCAAAACAGCGGCGATCGTGTTGGGCACCGCCTTCGGAATTCAGGAGGGAATCCCAGTGGACACCCATGTCCAACGCGTCGCCCAGCGGCTGGGTTTGACCCGGCAAAAACAGCCGGAAAAGATTGAGCAGGACTTGATGGCGCTGGTGCCTCGTAGGGAATGGACTTGGTTTGGACACGCGCTGACTCTGCACGGGCGCTATGTGTGCCTCGCCCGTAAGCCCAGATGCAACGAATGCGTCTTGGAGCCCTACTGCGCTAAGGTCGGCGTCACCCAGCCGTCTTAAAGGGTGCCGCTTCGCCTTTGCACCACCGCTTCCAACCGCTTCAAAAACTGTTCGGGCGGCTCAAACCCTTCCAGCCGCAAGTCCTTGTGCTCCTTCCCATCAGGTCCAATGAACACAACGGTCGGCAACCCCCGCACGCCGAAGCGCTGCGCCGCTGCGTTGGCGACAGGGTCTTTGCCCGTCGTCATGTCCACCTGCAGCGTGACGAAATCGCGCAGCCGCGCTTGAACGCGCGGGTCGCTGAAAGTTTTATGCTCTAACTCTTTGCACGCCAAGCACCATGTCGCCCAAAAGTCAATGACAACGGGTTTGCCCTCGGCGATAGCGCGTTCCAACGCTTGGGGTGTGTAGGGTTGCCACGGGTGCTCACCCTTCAGCCAACCGAAGGCATATGCCGTCTGAACGCCGAAATAGATCGCCGCTCCCAACAGCACGACGCCGAAAAAGCGATTGACCCACACATTCCATTTGCCGCTGCGCAGCTTTTGAGCGGCTCCGACAAACACTGCCAGCAACAGGT is a window of bacterium HR17 DNA encoding:
- the rsfS gene encoding Ribosomal silencing factor RsfS — encoded protein: MVLTARDKAEFFCRIADAKKVSDIVVLEVKGLTPIADYFVLGTCENALHIEAVAEEMELRAKHDLGIIVRRSGEARSNWVVLDADEVLVHLFNPDLRDYYDLETLWAAAPRSAWIEGALRAETFV
- the nrdR gene encoding Transcriptional repressor NrdR — encoded protein: MNCPRCNAPDTQVIDSRLIEDGAAVRRRRQCSRCGLRFTTHERLVRHSLWVIKKDGRRELFDRQKVELGMMKACEKRPVTPEQIRRAAEEIELALQGRGVRQVTSREIGDMVMAKLLELDDVAYIRFASVYQEFDDARRFAEALAALQKRKRQRRIRRRRTRRK
- the nadD_1 gene encoding putative nicotinate-nucleotide adenylyltransferase; its protein translation is MGGTFDPIHYGHLVAAEEARFRFRLDRVVFVPCGLPPHKKPYAVTPAEHRYAMTLLATASNPFFAVSRVEIDRPSPSYSVDTVRLFAQQWSGAALFFITGADAVLEILTWKDSDELVALCQFIAVTRPGYDLRQLERLPSSYRARIIPLSIPGMDISSTLIRQRVRTGEPIRYLTPDPVCDYIAKHGLYKE
- the nth_2 gene encoding Endonuclease III — protein: MASKKVPRKGHAAFRALYQALRRAYPQATTELVWQNPFQLLIATILSAQTTDKKTNEVTPVLFARYPTPHALAAADPAEVEAIVRPLGYYRQKTRTIIAAAKMLVDRFNGEVPRSMDELLQLPGVGRKTAAIVLGTAFGIQEGIPVDTHVQRVAQRLGLTRQKQPEKIEQDLMALVPRREWTWFGHALTLHGRYVCLARKPRCNECVLEPYCAKVGVTQPS
- the lcfB gene encoding Long-chain-fatty-acid--CoA ligase — protein: MGWVRAFYAGKTLLVTGATGFLGKALVEKVLRALPEVRKVYLLVRGKRLPDGSWLSAEERMKQEFYRSAIFTTLRRRYQDRFDAFLAEKVVVLEGDLAFERLGLDAATFDAVAAETDVIINSAAVVSFDERLDKALHLNALGVLRILESAKRGQALRVQQGKPAPIFAHISTCYVCGVRNGVVPETPPDPTGVDEEIAQLLQLCRNVEEQAVDDDAPPPIRERAVRESMVEEGMQRAKARGFNDTYTYTKWLGERLLVAHCGDIPTLILRPAIIESTLREPEPGWIENQRMADPLIIGFAKRQLIDFPGNPDCVVDLIPCDFVVNAVLAAIAALGQETKDRGRETSRLVPHATRLIVIQIATSTQNPLTLREVVKWCVEYFERHPLLDRDGRPMTVKPWTLPPLDKYCRRLERQKRFVEWQERLAQTLAFLPAARQWQRRLSVLKAALERLEYFLGIYAPYTHFKARFATDTMQRLWAHMDEDDRRAFFFDVTAIDWRHYLQDVHIPGLKRHILRIAEDEGAADTIQTLPDLLAHTAARFPNKVALQRKGRKAQGAERESEWVRYTYGELHRLAQTNAARLQALGVGHTDRVVLCGDNCPEWVIAYFSASYAGATVVPLDRQWRPDDLAAIAQFVEAKAALVSDNLADTVRRALRQVGLDIPVLPFSALTATVDLASPSISRPALPAPRPDDIASIIFVTGPSVEPRGAMLTHRNFLSDLRAIVKVLPPMHSDHFLSLLPLHHAFAFTGELLVALWAGATITYPENLRSRTVLETMREVGATALIGVPRVFQILHDSIHAEVRRRGRWAWLTFQSLKKFSLWVRRLTGQNLGRQLFAPVHRQFGNKLRALISGGAALPPHIFDDFTAMGFLLCEGYGLTEAAPVVTVNPMYRPKRGSVGKPLPGVEVVIANPDERGVGEILVRGPNVFVGYFRNPAATERMLRDGWLHTGDLGRFDRDGYLYITGRVKDVIVTAAGKNVYPEELERHFASIAGVKEVCVVGVWDEETMGERPHLVVVPEPQWASTPERLREFEQRLRQEVQRRSQSLPSYQRIAHIHIVPDELPKTVALAPDRAAVRTMVVGQGAQDRGQFQHIAAPKPNASKSFLALVDQLVTVIAHLTKQPKERIAETARMDELGIDSLLRVELTALLEMRFRVSLPESAIAEVQTVGELAELLAERLGGWVPESVTPENGAALFVSRLLQPETRKEAERWLRATKFQVWVRRLTQTLLTRIYERWFAFEACGLENLPASGPFIIAANHASHMDTGAVIVALGERAEGLFVLGARDYFFNTRLKGWLFHTFLRVVPFDRTVNPLEGLRIAAAILRAGYPLLIFPEGTRSVTGKLQPFKPGLGLLAVETGVPVVPALIEGTFEALPKGRWLPRKSRIRVTFGEPIKAEMLVADRTVLAEIPPSERRELYQRLTDEVRHRLSRMGGAL